Proteins co-encoded in one Corynebacterium lujinxingii genomic window:
- a CDS encoding UDP-glucose dehydrogenase family protein, translating into MRMTVIGTGYLGATHAACMAELGHEVLGVDVDENKIEALKNSKVPFYEPGLPEVLERNIDAGRLDFTTDYDEVAAFANVHFIGVGTPQQRGSYAADTRYVEAVIDDLVPKLQGHHVILGKSTVPVGTAAALQERADKLVQDGASVEIAWNPEFLREGYAVKDTIEPDRIVLGVRGASATHEESRAEEVAREVYATPLENDTPFIVTDLQTAELVKVSANAFLATKISFINAVSEVCENVGADVTQLADAIGYDDRIGRKFLGAGLGFGGGCLPKDIRAFMARAGEVGADQALTFLREVDAINMRRRQRVIDLAREELGSLIGRNITVLGAAFKPNSDDVRDSPALAVAGQLSLAGASVRVYDPQGMDNARKVFPTLDYATSLEDALNGAELVILATEWQEFKQMDPVWAAGLVDKQLLIDGRNVLDPQTWQAAGWQLRALGRTLG; encoded by the coding sequence ATGCGGATGACTGTGATTGGCACTGGTTACCTCGGGGCGACGCATGCTGCGTGCATGGCGGAGTTGGGCCACGAGGTGCTGGGCGTTGACGTGGATGAAAACAAAATCGAGGCGCTGAAAAACTCCAAGGTGCCGTTTTATGAGCCGGGCTTGCCCGAGGTGCTCGAGCGCAACATCGACGCCGGCCGCCTGGACTTCACCACCGACTATGACGAGGTCGCTGCGTTTGCCAACGTGCACTTCATTGGTGTGGGCACCCCGCAGCAGCGCGGTTCCTACGCCGCGGACACCCGCTATGTTGAGGCGGTTATCGACGACCTGGTGCCCAAACTGCAAGGCCACCACGTCATTCTGGGTAAATCCACCGTCCCGGTCGGCACGGCAGCGGCGCTGCAGGAGCGCGCGGACAAGCTCGTGCAGGACGGCGCCAGCGTCGAGATCGCGTGGAACCCGGAGTTCCTCCGCGAAGGCTACGCGGTGAAAGACACTATTGAGCCGGACCGCATCGTCCTCGGCGTGCGAGGCGCAAGCGCCACGCACGAAGAAAGCCGAGCCGAAGAAGTCGCCCGCGAGGTCTACGCCACCCCGCTGGAAAACGACACGCCATTTATCGTCACCGACTTGCAGACCGCGGAGTTGGTAAAGGTCTCGGCGAATGCGTTTTTGGCCACGAAGATCTCGTTTATCAACGCCGTTTCCGAGGTGTGCGAAAACGTCGGCGCGGACGTGACGCAATTGGCGGACGCGATCGGTTACGACGACCGCATCGGCCGCAAATTCCTCGGCGCCGGCTTAGGTTTCGGCGGCGGGTGCCTGCCGAAGGACATCCGTGCGTTTATGGCGCGCGCCGGCGAAGTCGGCGCCGACCAGGCGCTGACGTTTTTGCGCGAGGTGGACGCGATCAACATGCGCCGCCGCCAGCGCGTGATCGACTTAGCCCGCGAGGAACTCGGCAGCCTCATCGGCCGCAACATCACCGTGCTCGGTGCGGCGTTCAAACCGAACTCTGACGACGTGCGCGACTCGCCGGCACTCGCAGTAGCGGGGCAACTCTCCCTGGCCGGTGCAAGTGTTCGCGTGTACGACCCGCAGGGCATGGACAACGCCCGCAAGGTGTTTCCCACCCTCGACTACGCCACCAGCCTCGAAGACGCCCTGAACGGTGCGGAACTTGTCATCCTCGCCACCGAATGGCAGGAGTTTAAGCAGATGGATCCGGTGTGGGCAGCTGGGCTCGTCGATAAGCAACTGCTCATCGACGGCCGCAACGTCCTCGACCCCCAAACCTGGCAGGCGGCAGGGTGGCAGCTGCGGGCGCTGGGGCGAACCTTGGGTTAA
- the rhuM gene encoding RhuM family protein, producing the protein MGEQPLNLKSSKLGEFVVYKTQDGLTEVHLRVVDGSAWMTQAEIAVLFDVTTATVSTHLKNIYAEGELSRDRTIKEIQTVRSEGDRDVHRTLLHYNLDAIIAVGYRVKGPRGNQFRRWASEVLQEYLVKGFALNDEKLKDPRGTDYFDELLERIRDIRSSEARLYLKLRDIVALAADYDKDSPRTRGIYSAIQDKLHYAITGQTSSEIIATRCDPAADNLGLSTFKGEVVRKGDVTTAKNYLTHPELTTLNLLVSQFLDYAELQAQMRSPIHMAEWLEKTDAFIEFNGFQPLEDRGRVTREEANRLAKERYDLYNSGRQAAELAEADAELVATMKMIDQRILADRARLRPRVADNKK; encoded by the coding sequence ATGGGTGAGCAACCACTTAACTTAAAATCTTCAAAACTTGGCGAGTTTGTTGTTTACAAAACCCAAGACGGCTTAACGGAAGTACATCTGCGAGTCGTCGACGGCTCGGCTTGGATGACTCAAGCGGAAATTGCCGTGCTCTTCGATGTAACCACGGCTACTGTAAGCACTCACCTGAAGAACATTTACGCCGAAGGCGAGTTGAGCAGGGACCGAACTATTAAAGAAATTCAAACAGTTCGTTCTGAAGGGGACCGTGACGTTCACCGGACACTACTTCACTACAACCTTGACGCGATTATCGCCGTCGGCTACCGGGTAAAGGGGCCGCGAGGCAACCAATTCCGGCGATGGGCAAGCGAAGTACTCCAGGAATACCTGGTAAAGGGCTTCGCACTCAACGACGAAAAGCTCAAAGATCCCCGCGGCACGGACTATTTCGATGAACTTTTGGAGCGGATCCGCGACATCCGATCTTCAGAAGCACGTTTGTACCTCAAGCTGCGAGACATCGTCGCACTCGCAGCCGATTACGACAAAGATAGCCCACGAACGCGTGGAATTTACAGCGCCATCCAGGACAAACTGCACTACGCGATTACGGGCCAAACGTCTTCAGAAATCATCGCGACACGATGTGACCCGGCGGCCGACAATCTCGGTCTTTCCACTTTCAAAGGAGAAGTTGTCCGAAAAGGGGATGTGACAACGGCGAAAAACTACCTCACCCACCCGGAGCTCACTACGCTCAACCTCTTGGTCTCCCAGTTCTTGGACTACGCGGAGTTACAAGCGCAAATGCGCAGCCCGATTCACATGGCGGAGTGGCTGGAGAAGACCGATGCGTTCATCGAGTTCAACGGCTTCCAGCCGCTTGAAGACCGAGGGAGGGTCACCCGCGAGGAGGCTAACCGCTTAGCCAAAGAACGCTACGACCTTTACAACTCCGGCCGGCAGGCAGCTGAGCTAGCTGAAGCCGACGCGGAGTTGGTCGCAACTATGAAGATGATCGACCAGCGAATACTCGCTGACCGAGCGCGCTTACGTCCTCGTGTGGCGGACAACAAAAAGTGA
- the dcd gene encoding dCTP deaminase has translation MLLSDHDIRESIDSGHLRIDPFDPAMVQPSSVDVRLDKFFRVFNNSKYTHIDPKLEMPDLTSLVEVEDDDGFVLHPGEFVLASTLECFTLPADLAGRLEGKSSLGRLGLLTHSTAGFIDPGFSGHITLELSNVANLPITLWPGMKVGQLALFNMTSPADTPYGSGALGSKYQGQRGPTPSKAYLNFQ, from the coding sequence GTGCTGCTTTCAGATCACGACATTCGCGAATCCATCGACTCCGGCCACCTCAGGATCGACCCGTTCGACCCCGCCATGGTGCAGCCGAGCTCGGTCGACGTGCGCCTGGATAAGTTCTTCCGCGTTTTCAACAACTCGAAGTACACGCACATCGACCCGAAGCTGGAAATGCCGGATCTGACCAGTCTCGTCGAGGTGGAGGACGACGACGGCTTCGTCCTGCACCCCGGCGAGTTCGTCCTCGCCTCCACACTGGAGTGCTTCACCCTGCCCGCCGATCTTGCCGGCCGCCTTGAGGGCAAGTCCTCGCTCGGTCGACTCGGGCTGTTGACCCACTCCACCGCAGGCTTTATCGACCCGGGCTTCTCCGGGCACATCACGCTGGAACTGTCCAACGTGGCAAACCTGCCGATCACGCTGTGGCCCGGAATGAAGGTCGGCCAGCTCGCGCTGTTCAATATGACCTCGCCGGCGGACACCCCCTATGGCTCGGGCGCGCTCGGCTCGAAGTACCAGGGGCAGCGCGGCCCGACGCCGTCGAAGGCGTACCTGAACTTTCAGTAG
- a CDS encoding Fic family protein, with protein sequence MNILTRKGSPIVGNYKNLKTVFHKSRDGRQAAEAEYAARFTSPAALHWNFTVGNHDLFVVLTAEIQSLLEDVWRAELRISHKWSTLPGVAGSHYLTGLLIEEIKATNQIEGVHSTRKEIAEALTRPSTGPHKRFREMVAFYESLLNPHARPEFPTTPTSLRAEYDRLLADEIVEEDRPDGQLFRSGPVEIHDGMKGVHKAPLGEDDIEDRIQTFLQTQRDETHVLINALIGHFMFEYTHPFYDGNGRMGRFLLAFKALEVLSPPTSMSLSHQFSLQRKKYYDAFLDTENAMNYGEATIFLKAMLEMLIDAQRDLEESLDQKHFQLHSLQEILSSIDRDEYERDLLYLAAQAYLFSPDLPFPLKEAVSAIGRSWNTIRPVAEKLEAEGLIQSASKRPLTLELTARGREYLRLSES encoded by the coding sequence TTGAACATTCTGACCCGCAAAGGAAGTCCAATAGTGGGCAACTACAAGAACCTAAAGACGGTGTTTCACAAATCCCGAGACGGCAGGCAGGCTGCCGAAGCTGAATACGCCGCCAGGTTTACGTCGCCAGCTGCACTGCATTGGAACTTCACAGTGGGCAACCACGATCTCTTCGTGGTACTCACTGCGGAGATTCAGTCACTCCTGGAGGACGTCTGGCGCGCAGAGCTCCGGATTTCCCACAAGTGGTCCACGCTTCCAGGCGTGGCCGGTAGCCACTACCTGACAGGCCTTCTCATCGAGGAAATTAAAGCCACGAACCAAATCGAGGGCGTGCATTCGACCCGTAAAGAAATTGCAGAAGCGCTGACCCGTCCTTCAACTGGACCACACAAGCGGTTCCGCGAAATGGTTGCGTTTTACGAATCGCTACTCAACCCTCATGCGCGACCAGAGTTTCCAACGACCCCCACATCCCTGCGTGCCGAATACGACAGGTTGCTCGCAGACGAAATCGTTGAGGAAGATCGTCCCGATGGACAGCTGTTCCGATCAGGGCCCGTAGAAATTCACGACGGCATGAAGGGGGTCCATAAAGCCCCCCTTGGCGAAGACGACATTGAAGACCGCATCCAAACGTTCTTACAGACCCAAAGAGATGAAACCCATGTCCTCATCAACGCGCTGATAGGTCACTTCATGTTCGAGTACACCCACCCGTTTTACGACGGCAACGGTCGTATGGGACGTTTCTTACTCGCATTCAAAGCTCTCGAGGTTCTTTCTCCACCAACCTCGATGTCTCTCTCCCACCAGTTCTCACTCCAGAGAAAGAAGTATTACGACGCTTTCTTGGATACAGAGAACGCGATGAACTACGGAGAGGCGACGATCTTCCTCAAAGCCATGCTTGAGATGCTGATCGATGCCCAGCGCGACTTGGAGGAATCACTGGATCAAAAACATTTCCAGTTACATAGTCTGCAAGAAATCCTATCTTCAATAGACCGCGACGAGTACGAACGCGACTTGCTCTACTTGGCTGCGCAAGCATATCTATTCAGCCCGGATCTACCCTTCCCCCTCAAAGAGGCAGTTTCAGCAATAGGGCGGTCTTGGAACACGATCCGGCCCGTAGCTGAAAAGCTGGAAGCGGAGGGACTTATCCAATCAGCTTCGAAGCGCCCGCTCACACTCGAGCTCACCGCCCGAGGCCGTGAATACCTACGTTTATCAGAAAGCTGA